ACGGCTCCGCACGTTTGTGCGGACTTAAATATAATCAGTAGATTTGTGTTTACATTTATCTATGATTTATGACTAGTAGCTGTATTCTCTTATAtcaatttttcatttaaaatacacattggtaattaaaaaaaaatcgatgggCATGAAGGAGTCGATGATAATGCTCAGGTCTGTATAATAGGTGGACATTTCAAAATAACTTGATTAACAGATTCATCAGCTTCCCTACATCGAAGACAATGATTATCACATCGTATACAATGACGTGTCAGATTCCTCTTAACCGTGAAATATCGTGTTATAATCTACCATATGAGATAACATATTTCCTATGGAACATTGATTCTCTATACAAAAGCTTTGTGATACTAGTTTCAGTTACCATACCTTAGGTTCACGACAGAAAATATTCGTTGTCATCCAATAGCTTAATTTCACTATATATTCTTTACATTTTGTGTTAACTCCTAAAAAACATGTCATCTCTGCTTGATTGGCTGACACAGCCAACTCTAAATGAGGGGTTATGGATAAAGATTATTGAGGGTATCTCTTTTCAGTCATTTCGTTCCTTGAATAAAAATCTCTAGTGTATTGCATAACGATTATGCACGAGTTGGTCCATAGGAAGTTTGGTTGATGTAACTGATAGGCCCATTAGTCAAACGCAGCCCATGTTTTGTGATTCGACCAACTTACGCCCATACACGGTTGGTGTAGGCCCTCTTATACGTAAGGAAGCAATTTACGATAATATCCTTGACCTTCTTCCTCTTCGTAATAATGTCATTCTCGATAAATCGCTTCTAGGGTTTTCTTCACAATCACAAAGGGGGAAGATGAATTACGAAGGTAACGGAGATAGTGTCACTCTCGCCACCGATGACAATAACGACAAGGAGAACTACATAGCTAGGAAGAGCTCGCCATTCAAGTCTCGAGTATGTACACTTGATCTTTGTTCGATTCATTGGCTTCTTCCTGTTGTCATTTAGTAGCAGTTATGTGTTTGATAGTTTAAGCTATATAAAGAGTTAGGTTTGGGTGTATTATGCTATTGTAGAAGCCTCTGCCATTAGATGGTCTGCATTTATTCATTTGTTTCGCTTTGCAGGATTCTCATGATCTGGATAAGGATTCTTCAAGAAGCAGGGACAAGGACAAGGACAAGGAAAAGGGGCCTGATAAAGACAGGGACAGAGATAGGGAACGCGACCGCCATCGTAGAGATCGTCATAGGGACCGTAGCAGAGAACGTAGTGAGAAAAGGGAACGTGAGAGAGATGAtctcgatgatgatgatgatgacgatgatcATTACAGAAGTCGACACCGTCACAGGTACTTAATAGTCTGTTactattctttttctttaagtTGACGGTGTCATCACTTATCCACAGAAGCTCTCGCGATCGAGATAGAGAGGAGAGACACAGGCGACGGTCACGCTCTCGCTCCAGGAGCCGCTCTGAACGTAGGTCAAGATCCGAGCATAGGCGTAGGTCTCAACATAGATCACGTTCACGCTCACGCTCACGGTCTAAGAGGTACCTGCTTTCTCTGTTATTGCAATGTGTTGTGATGTCAAGTCAAAGAAACCccttatttttagtttttgatgtCTCTATTATCTTcaaacatgatataaatatatatatatgtgtacgCATCTTGAGGTTTATAGGCAGTTGATACTATCATATTTGTGAATGCATGAACAACCAAGATGTAGTATTATTTGGATGTTTATTTGTGTGTTACTTAGGTTTAGTGCAGCCATTTCTATTTCCTAGCTGTTTGTACTGATGTCTGACCTCTTGATAATTGCCCTTTCAGCAAGAGGGTAAGTGGATTCGATATGGCGCCCCCTGCTTCTGCAATGTTAGCTGCTACTGCTGTTGCTGCCGCAGGTATATGCTTCTTCATCTACCCAACATTATTTTGTTCCTTAACTGcttgttgtttttgattttaCGTAGTTTGGAAAGATCATTATCAATTACACGGTGTAACTTTGGTAAGCTGCATTTTAATTGCAGAGGGCTTTTAAATCCTTGCTCTCTTCATAGGAtgttttactatttttgttCCCTGGTGAAGTGGTTCTGGAACTGAGagagttttgtttttgtctttttttggtggtgtttgtttgtttttgtgtcttatctttgtaGTAAGAACTAAGAAGGCTATGTACAAGGAGGAATCAGTGCAACGGTTGTCATTGGTATTCTTTATCTTCGACTGGCAACTATATGCCTGTTTTCTAGCCTTAACAAGTTTTGCCAATTTTGAAACAGATattacattttcatattttaatattcataAGACGCTGATTTACTCTGTACTGGCGGATTTACTTGGTAGGAAGGTGTTGTAGCTTTGTACTTGTTGGCTGGTCTCTGCTTATCcggaaaataataatttctgaCTAACACTCTATGATGTCTACTACTTGTTATAGCAGGCCAGGTTCCTAGTGTGCCAGCTACTGCTGGTATTCCAGGGATGTTCCCTAACATGCTTGCAATGGTCCCTGGTCAGGTATTATCTATGTTTTACCTTTTTTCtcctgcttttttttttggcaaacaTGCTGAtaacttctctttttttttctcacctAGCAAATGGGCGCGCTTCCTTTACTGCCAATGCAGGCAATGACTCAGCAGGTAAGATTAACCAgtcttctttattttcttgttgTCTATCATTTGTCAAGATTCTCATACAATACTGTGTTATGGTCACAGGCAACTAGGCATGCTCGACGAGTCTATGTTGGTGGCCTTCCACCTACTGCAAATGAACAggtttttttatactttttgtCTATAATAGCTTTTAAAACCACAAATTTTGGCGATGTCATTTATGACTACTGAGAATGGATTTTCATGTTTTAGTCGGTTGCAACTTTCTTTAGCCAAGTGATGTCGGCGATTGGGGGAAACACTGCTGGGCCAGGTGATGATAGTTTCTTTGctttttgtttttagattttggacaGGTCTAGACAATTACTCACTCTCTCTTTGATTTTCATTCATAGGTGATGCGGTGGTCAATGTTTACATaaaccatgaaaagaagttcgCTTTTGTGGAGATGAGATCCGTTGAGGAGGCTAGTAATGCAATGGCATTAGACGGAATTATATTAGAGGTGATTATAATCTTCTTTCTCAGTTTAGATGTTCAGTTTTATCATCTTtatgaattaaaatatgtacTTTTCACATCTCCAGGGGGTTCCTGTAAAGGTGAGAAGGCCAACTGACTATAACCCGTCGCTTGCTGCAGCTCTTGGCCCGAGCCAGCCTAATCCCAGTCTCAATTTGGCGGCTGTTGGATTGTCTTCGGGGTCTACTGGTGGGCTTGAGGGTCCGGACCGCATTTTTGTTGGTGGGCTTCCTTATTACTTCACAGAGGAACAGATCAGGGAGCTCTTGGAGTCTTTTGGGCCCCTGAGAGGTTTTAACTTGGTTAAAGACAGGGAAACTGGAAACTCCAAGGGATATGCGTTTTGTGTTTTCCAAGATCCTTCAGTGACAGATATTGCTTGTGCCGCTCTAAACGGGATTAAGATGGGTGATAAGACACTTACAGTGAGGCGTGCAGTCCAGGGTGTGATTCAACCTAAACCTGAGCAAGAAGAAGTATTACTTCATGCTCAACAGCAGATTGCTTTGCAGGTGAGTGATTTGCTTCATGCTTTGTCTCTATAAATCGTCTGCCCTTTACTACTGTATATCTGAAGATCACTCATTAAGTATTGAACTTGGTGTAACAGAGGCTTATGCTACAACCGGGAGGCACGCCCACCAAGATTGTATGTTTGACTCAAGTGGTTACAGCTGATGATcttggagatgatgaagaataTGAAGACATAATGGAGGACATGAGACAAGAAGGTGGAAAATTCGGTAAGCAATGTTACTGCCATTTGCTAACAGTTACACTGTCCAAACTCTTGGTAATCCAAATCCATTGTTGTGTGCAGGTAACTTGGTGAATGTTGTGATTCCGAGGCCCAATCCTGATCATGATCCAACACCAGGAGTTGGAAAGGTCCGTTTTCTACTCTGAGAAACAGTGTTCCTTTTTACTAAGTTCATGATCACGAATCCCTCtgaatgatatttatattaatgcaGGTTTTCTTAGAGTATGCGGATGTAGATGGCGCAGCAAAGGCCAGATCGGGAATGAATGGAAGAAAATTTGGAGGAAACCAAGTGGTTGCTGTGTATTACCCCGAGAACAAGTTTGCACAAGGCGACTACGAAGGCTGATCTTTGTTTACTTTGGCTCTTAGCAAAAAAGATCTTTTGTTTGGGTTAATCTTATGTCTCTCTGCTTAATGGATATACTTGTTTGTCTAGAATAGTACTACATTATTATCAATTTAGTACCTGTCAAGAAGACATAAATAACCAAGGTGTATTGGATAATTATAACCTCTGTCCTAAAGCGGGCGTTATTAGTCCGATTAAACCCAGCTCGGAAGGTTGCCATGGTAGAAAGGAGTTGATTGGTATGTGCCCGTTTTAACTGGAGAAATAAAGAAATTGGCGTTTAGTTTTGTAAAACCAATTCGCCCATATCCAACTAATGGAATGATGgaaattatgaaataaaataaatagaatcaATAATTGCAGACCAAATCATGTGTGTGGAAACAAGATTTGCATAGGATCAAGACTTTGCATAAATCGTGGCAAAGCGAAAGGGCTACAAACCCAAATCATTAACACTATATCAGAAACAAGATTTGGTCTTTCAAATGATCACTCATTACATTTTAGAATAACACTGAAATAGGAAAAAACTTGTCATGCAAGTAAACTGGGAATACAAACCGGTCAGATATCATGTTCTAGCAAACCGGTTCCCTTGAATCTCTCTTCCATTAATCCGTCGATTCGAGCTGCCATTTCCGGAGTCAAGTAGTTGCTCCAGTCTCCAACCTTTCCCTTTCTGAAATATGCGCtttttggataaaaattagaaGGAATGTCTTCTCTATTGTCTCAGGGTTTTGCAAGATCACACAAAGGAACTCGTATAAGAAGTACAAATTCTTATTAATCAATCAAAGGATAAAAGTCACTCAAAACCTTCAATCACAATCACTCATAAACTCACAGGATTAACCACACACATCGGTATCCTTATATAGAACTTAGGAAACTTCTAATCCTATAAGATAAACACAAATCATATATTTCCTAATCACTTTAGTAAATCATATCCTTATGTGATTAGGATAGCTTGAAACTCAAGCTAACTTCAAGTTTATCCCAACATTCCCCCCCCTTAAGCTTGAAGTTCTCTTCACTCACCATTTGGACACCGATCATCTTCCTCATCTCAGCAAACTTGATTCTTCCAAGAGACTTTGTCAAAATGTCTGCTCGTTGTTCACTACCTGGAACATGCTCCACCTCAACTTGCTCTTTCTCAACACACTCTCTAATAAAGTGAAACCTTCTATGTATATGCTTACTGCGACCATGAAATACTGGATTTTTCGTAAGAGCAATTGCAGACTTGTTGTCAACCTTTATGACTACCTTCTTACTAGACTGGCCGACAACTTCTCCCAATAGTTCCTGAAGCCATATTCCTTGTTTAGCTACTTCTGTTGCCGCCATAAACTCAGCCTCATATGAAGATAGAGCTACAATCTCTTGCTTACAAGAGCACCATGTTATCGGACTTGTATTCAAATAAAACACATGCCCTGTAGTACTTTTACCGTCGTCATTGTCAACATTATGAGATGCATCACTAAAGCCTATCAGTTCTAACCCCGTAGACCGCTCAAACATGAGGCCAAGCGAGACAGTCCCGCGTAGATAACGCATTACTTGTTTCAGGGCAGCACCGTGTGATTCCTTGGGATCATGCATATACCTACTTAGTACTCCAACGGAGAAGGATAGGTCTGGACGTGTGTGAAGTAAGTAACGCAGACACCCAATGCTTCTTCTGTAGTCTCTCTCATTAATACTCTTCTCCTCAACTGATTTTGATAGCTTTACATTAAAATCCATGGGTATAGAAACAGAGTTGCAAGTATCCATTCCACATTCTTCAAGAATTTTCCGAGCATAACGATCTTGTTTCAACGTAATGCCTTCTTGGCCCTGACACACTTCAATTCCCAAGTAATATGTTAGCCTTCCAAGATCACTCATCTCAAATCTTGACGCCATCTCCCTTTTAAACTGCAGAATCGAACTCGCTGAAGATCCTGTTACAAGCAGATCATCCACATAGACAACAACGACAAGCGTTCCACTCTTTTCTTCTTTCCTATATAGTGATGGCTCCTTTGAGCACCTCTGCAGTTTGAACTCACGCAAGATCTTGTTAAGTTTGATGTTCCAAGCCCGGGGGGCTTGTTTTAAACTGTAAAGAGCTTTCTTAAGCTTGTAAACTTTATTCTCCTTGCCTACAACTTCAAAGCCCTCTGGTTGAGTGACAAACACTTCTTCTCTTAGTTCTCCATGAAGAAACGCAGTTTTGACGTCAAGATGATGTATTTCCCATCCCTTTGACGCTGCGAGAGCTATCACTAATCGAATGGTTTCAATACGAGCCACTGGCGCGAAAACCTCATCGTAATCAATTCCTTGCTTTTGAACGTAGCCTTTAGCAACCAGTCGTGCCTTGTACTTAATGATAGTACCATCAGCGCTCCTCTTAATCTTGAACACCCATTTGAGACCAATAGGTTTTACTCCTAAAGGCAGATCAACAAGCTCCCACGTATGATTCTTCTCAATGCTGTAAATCTCATCTTCACAGGCGTCAATCCATACTTTTAGTTCCTTGGCTTCATTGAAGTCCCAAGGTTCATCATTCACTATTGTTAAGAGACGCTCACACTCTGCTTCGGCTAGCAAGACATAATCTTCAAGATAAGTAGGTTTGTTGCTTGTTCTTGTGGAACGTCTTAGGCGCGGTTGCTCATCTTGATCATCATCACTATTATCAccattctcttcttcatcctctcttTCATCTGCCTCTGCAGTCTCTAACTCACGATTTGGTTGAGTTATTTCATCATTCTCTTTGTTCTCCGCTGTTTCCTCCACTTCAAACGTGAAAGTTCCATCACTGTTATCTGGAGATGTCTTGTCGTTAATCCAGTTCCACCCTTTACCTTCATCAAATACAACATCTCGACTAACTACTATCTTCTTATTAGTAGGATCAAGCAGTCGAAAGGCTTTAGAGCCTGGTTCTGTTCCCAAGTGAACAAGGATCCTGGTCCTATCATCGAGCTTATTTCGTCCTACCGTATTGGTACTAGCAAAGCAGACGCAACCAAACACCTTGAGGTGTGAAATATTAGGTGGTTTACTTCTCAGAGCTTCATATGGTGTCTTGCCATTTAGTGTCTTTGTTGAGAGACGATTGATCAGATATGTTGAATGTCTAACAGCCTCGCCCCAGAGATGATTTGGTACCTTCATGTGTTTTAGTATACTCCTTGTCATCTCTAGGAGAGTTCTGTTTCGTCTCTCTACAACTCCATTCTGCTGAGGCGTATATGGTCCCGTCAAGTGTCTGTTAACGCCATTCCTTTCACAGTACGTAACAAAATCATGTGAACAGAACTCTCCACCTCTATCTGTCCGAAACGTTCCCAACTTAGTTTTTGTTTCAAGTTTGCTAGTACTTTGAACTTCTTGAACTTCTCGAGTGCTTCGCTTTTCTCCTGTAGCAACATAGTCCACATGTACCAAGAGTAGTCATCGATTAATACAAACACGTATCTCTTGTGAGCTGGAGTTGGAGGTGTGATGGGGCCGCAGAGATCGCCGTGGACCAGCTCAAGTGGTCGAGTAGCTCGATATGCAGTCGTTTTTGGAAACGACTTTCTCGTTTGCTTTCCAAGAAGACAGGACGTACATGTTTCTGTTTCAACTTTGATTGCTGGTATGCCAATCACCCGCTCTGTATTGATCATTGCCTTCATTGTATTGGTATTGATGTGTCCAAGGCGTGCGTGCCACCTTGATGACTCGCCTTTTGCTGTGATCTGAAGGCAGTCAAGGCTATCTACTTCAAGTATGACTTTGTATAGCCGGTTCTTCGTTCGAGTTATCTTTACCATCATCTTTCCGTATCGATCAAGCAAGATAAGTTGATCGTTTTTCATCTGAACTTTACACCCTGCTTCGGTGGCTTGACCCAAGCTAACTATGTTACTTTTTTAGTCCTGGAATGTAGTATACATTACCCAAGACTTTCTTCTCACCTCCTCTAAACACAAACTGAATTGATCCTTTTCCCTTAATGTCGATGCGAGAGTCATCTCCAAATCTCACCTTTCCGGTGATTGTTTCATCAAGTGTAGAAAAGAAAATTCTGTTACCACTCATATGGTTGCTTGCTCCATTATCCAAATACCACACGTCTCTTGCATCAAGGTTAGTATCAAACACGCTTGGGCTGACTCTCTGCTCGTTCAAATATACAAGCTCATGCATCATTAATTCATCAGCCTCTTGTGTTTCATCGGATTTCGTTTCCACTATCTCTTGAAGTTTAAGTCCTTGCTTGTCTGGACATTCAGATGCATAATGCCCTTGTTTATCGCAGTTGAAACAAGTAATACGAGAAAGATCACGTCCTTGTCCTGATTTATATGTGTCTCTTTGACTGTGAAAGTTCCCATATCTGCCACGACCTCTTCCTCTCCAAGCAGAGTGTCCTCCTCGTCCTCTGCCTCTAGCTCCACTAGAGCTACCAAATTGTTGTTGTTCAGAACTTGCATACATCAGCTTGCCTTGCTCGTCTGactgatcatcatcatcttcactaATTCTTTCTTCATAGGCTTTCAATCTCCCAATGATATCTTCAAACGTTGTGGTGTTTAGGTCGAGAACTTGTTCAAGAGAAGCCACAATGTGAATGTACTTCTTCCTTGGTAAGCTCTTTAGAAATTTTTTCACCAGTTTAGGTTCTTCTATCATCTCCCCTAATGAAGCAGACTTTGATGAGATCTCTGATAGTTTCCCGACAAAAGTATCAATTGTATCTTCATCTTTCATCTTGAGCCTATCAAATTCCGCCATTAGAGTTTGTAGCCTAGCTTCCTTTACTCTCTCAGCCCCAACATATCTCGTTTTTATTGCTTCCCACACACCTTTAGCCGTGTCTATGTCGCCTACTTGGAGGATCAATGCTTCAGGTATAGATTGAAACAGAAACGCGATTGccatattgtttttttcttcatctttgttTCCAGGATCGATTGTCTCCCACACTTTGCATACCTTAAGCGCTATCTTCATTCTCATGGACCATACTGTGTAATTTGAGGAAGTTAGCATTGGAAACTTAACAGAGGAAGGTCTAGCATCTTTGCCTACTACGGACTCTTCCTTTACATCGCTCATGATTGCTGCAACTTCAAAACTTCACTGtaaggctctgataccaaatattgtCTCAGGGTTTTGCAAGATCACACACAGGAACTCGTATAAGAAGTATCAAATTCTTATTAATCAATCAAAGGATAAAAGTCACTCAAAACCTTCAATCACAATCACTCATAAACTCACAGGATTAACCACACACATCGGTATCCTTATATAGAACTTAGGAAACTCCTAATCCTATAAGATAAACACAAATCATATATTTCCTAATCACTTTAGTAAATCATATCCTTATGTGATTAGGATAGCTTGAAACTCAAGCTAACTTCAAGTTTATCCCAACATTCTCTTCCTTCGGTACcctctctatctttctctccttTGTTGGCTTCAAGATTTTTCAACGTCTCAAAGCTGCAAAGATTCACTACCTCCTCAACAAcccctttcttctcttcttcagctGTGAATCCATAACCCATAAACTCAGCCAATCTCTTCACGTAAGGCAAAGTATCAGCTCTGATTGTCTCATACTTGAGGAACAAAATCTGATCAGGATTCTCTTGGTAAGCGTTCCAATACGACATGACATGATCTAGATAAGGACCGTACAAAGAAAGACCTTGACATAACTTGTCGAAAGACTCTTCTAGGGTATTGAGAGGGCCATTGTCTGACCTTTCCTTTTGGAAAAAATTCCACATGGACACAAATGTGTCCTTTGGGTCTCTCCAGATGTAAACCATCTTACAACCCGACTTCAAAATTGATTCGGGTAACAATCCATACGGGATATGAGTCGAGAAAAGAGTGTTCCCATTGTCATTGGCAACATCATCAACTTGAGGGACTAAAGAGAGTTCGCCCTCAATGAAATGAACAAGATCATGAGGGTTGCTTTTTAAGAGAGGGTTTGAGGAATGGTCAGAGCAAGATCGATTGGCGATAGCGAAAGCTAGAGCTTTGAGCCAAGTGGTGCCTGACTTTGGGTAGCTACAAACGAAAAAGTCAATGGGTCGTGCCTGGAAAAAGTCTTGTGCATGAAGCCAACCTTCAAGGAGAGGCTGTACTATCCAGTGACCACCGTACTGGATCAGCGTAGCTTTTGGCCTCCAGCCATTGGCGTGAGGAAACGAGGCGATTAGGTCTTGGTAACGTTTCTGATTCTTCTCGAACTCGCTTGACTCTCTCTCGGTCTCATCTTGGTGGTTCACTAGGGTCGCATCAGTAAGGGCTTTTGATGCCATTGGAAATAAAGAAAGAGAATGTGCGGAGTGGTCTTATATATGTTCTGTGGAGAGATGAGTTATGTAGTCTGTGTACGGATAATGGTTTAGTCATGCATGAAGCTATTTATACACGTGTTATATGATAATCTTCAAACAGTGTCCAAAAGAATAGAAGTTCTTGTAATCCTAGCACTTTCCaattaaatgagtttttaataaagaaaaaaactttggcaaatagaaaacaaataaaatatgtgacatatataaagaataaaatataaattggaTTGGGTTTAGTATGCATGAATGGTATTTGTAAATGTAaagaaaaatatgtataatatgtGGCATATGTATATAGAAGTAGaactttaaataaaagaaaactttGCCAAATGGcaaaaaacaaacatattatCTGATAAGCATGGAACAAAAAATCCCAAAAGAACAGGAACTAGTAATTGTAAGTTGCCGTTTGTATTTTGTGACACGTTTTAAATAAACGAGCTTTTAAATGAAAACGTTGCCAAATGTCAAAAAAATGTACTAGTGTAATATATGAgcatttataaagaaaattgtCATTCCCCATATCGGATACTTATGGAAAAATCTAATCAATAAAATACAGCATGATCTTCTAAGATTAGATATATACactattttgatataaattaacaactcaaatattataaaattatttcaacaAGTATGGAAACTCATAATATATTATACTCCGGTCCTAGTATATGTATACTAGGGCCGGTCAGCCCTACGGACGGGAAGTTATAATAAAagtgattttataataatttatgaagtaatttaaaattatgatagattaaaaaatataataaacgaACAAATAATGAAAGACTTAtggaatcattataattattttttttgttttgaattataatgACTGTAAATTTTACTATTCTCTGATaaataacattatatttttaatatttattttaattcaaaatttttgttttataatatttttaattaaactaacTTATTTAAGGTGTTTTTTTTGCGAAtaagactcaaaacttgaagtcatTCCTAAAattattcatgtttttttttgtgatgtaATTGTACATTccctttgtatatatattttataaaattttgttaagagAAGCATATAATAAGATTTatgagttttgaaaattttagggtGTCGAAtgattatttatgttaagattaGTTATATTTGAGTTAAAATGTTTTAACAAGGGGGTTCATTGAATGATTTAATGTGATAGTCAATGAGGAAGCATGAATCCAACCGACTTCCAAAACGGTTCCAAAATTCAACCAAAGGTAGAAGAAGTGGAATCAAACAGCCAAATACGACGCCTTCCAACTGACCTTGATCGGAATTCAGCGTAGCCGGTGCAGCAAATCTTCATTGGCCGTAGGTTTGAACCGGAGTTGTTAAAACGCAGCAGATCTTTCTTTCGTTCGTCGACATTAtttttggagaggaagccgtctcATGTGGGACCCCCTCATGTGTTACCTTACAGCCTAGAAACCCAATTATGTTAAGTCCAAAACACTGatctgaaatatttattaacaaaaagagaaaaagccCATTAATAATTGTGATTAAGTGAAACGGTGAGTATCATCCAACCCGGACACGTGTCGGCCTGTCAAGAACCGACTTTATGAAGTGGCAAAGCAGGAGTGAGAcgaacatatttatatatatatatatatatatgtttatatattatattttagtcaaTACAATTTTAATTCTAATAAACTACAAACTAAAGTCTAGAGCCGAGATAGAAATTAAATTAGTATAAAGTTAGATTGACTTAGAAACATAATGAAAAGAGGACATGTATATAAAGAAAGGATCAAAGCCGAGATGGACATCCACAAACATACACATTCGGTAAAAGAAATAGGGTTTACATTATTCTCTTTCTTCATCTTTTCACACAAACTCGATCAAATCTCCTTGTAATCATTTGTTGATCTAATTCAATAAACTTCTTTCAAATAGCTCACCATCAAATTCGTTCATACTTCCATTACGCGCAAAATTCGATTAAACAATTGGTATTGTCTGTGGAGAATTAGAAAGCAGCGCCAAGAAAAGATCAGAAAGACCATCAACAATATCTGTCACATATACAAATCCGCAAGCTGCAAACGTCACACCCATGATGCAAATAATGAAAAACATAATAGATCCTATCACTCGACAAAACGAGGCTAACAAAATAACCAATAAGGGTCTCGCTGAAATAACTGCCATCATCACGATACTAGCCGCCGATGACAAGCATCCCACAACAGCAAGAAGGCATATCTTTTGTACTGAAAACATACGGCTTAAGGAGCTGATCAAGAAACAACCCCATAAGTAGCCGATCGAGAAACAACCCCAAAATTCGTCGACCTGCAGAGTTGGATGCATGATATCAACTCAAAGATCCATAAAGTAACGAGTTCGACTCCTGAGATCAAACACGTTCACAAAGATGATTACCAAC
The Brassica napus cultivar Da-Ae chromosome A1, Da-Ae, whole genome shotgun sequence DNA segment above includes these coding regions:
- the LOC106451648 gene encoding splicing factor U2af large subunit B isoform X1 → MNYEGNGDSVTLATDDNNDKENYIARKSSPFKSRDSHDLDKDSSRSRDKDKDKEKGPDKDRDRDRERDRHRRDRHRDRSRERSEKRERERDDLDDDDDDDDHYRSRHRHRSSRDRDREERHRRRSRSRSRSRSERRSRSEHRRRSQHRSRSRSRSRSKSKRVSGFDMAPPASAMLAATAVAAAAGQVPSVPATAGIPGMFPNMLAMVPGQQMGALPLLPMQAMTQQATRHARRVYVGGLPPTANEQSVATFFSQVMSAIGGNTAGPGDAVVNVYINHEKKFAFVEMRSVEEASNAMALDGIILEGVPVKVRRPTDYNPSLAAALGPSQPNPSLNLAAVGLSSGSTGGLEGPDRIFVGGLPYYFTEEQIRELLESFGPLRGFNLVKDRETGNSKGYAFCVFQDPSVTDIACAALNGIKMGDKTLTVRRAVQGVIQPKPEQEEVLLHAQQQIALQRLMLQPGGTPTKIVCLTQVVTADDLGDDEEYEDIMEDMRQEGGKFGNLVNVVIPRPNPDHDPTPGVGKVFLEYADVDGAAKARSGMNGRKFGGNQVVAVYYPENKFAQGDYEG
- the LOC106451648 gene encoding splicing factor U2af large subunit B isoform X2, whose translation is MNYEGNGDSVTLATDDNNDKENYIARKSSPFKSRDSHDLDKDSSRSRDKDKDKEKGPDKDRDRDRERDRHRRDRHRDRSRERSEKRERERDDLDDDDDDDDHYRSRHRHRSSRDRDREERHRRRSRSRSRSRSERRSRSEHRRRSQHRSRSRSRSRSKSKRVSGFDMAPPASAMLAATAVAAAGQVPSVPATAGIPGMFPNMLAMVPGQQMGALPLLPMQAMTQQATRHARRVYVGGLPPTANEQSVATFFSQVMSAIGGNTAGPGDAVVNVYINHEKKFAFVEMRSVEEASNAMALDGIILEGVPVKVRRPTDYNPSLAAALGPSQPNPSLNLAAVGLSSGSTGGLEGPDRIFVGGLPYYFTEEQIRELLESFGPLRGFNLVKDRETGNSKGYAFCVFQDPSVTDIACAALNGIKMGDKTLTVRRAVQGVIQPKPEQEEVLLHAQQQIALQRLMLQPGGTPTKIVCLTQVVTADDLGDDEEYEDIMEDMRQEGGKFGNLVNVVIPRPNPDHDPTPGVGKVFLEYADVDGAAKARSGMNGRKFGGNQVVAVYYPENKFAQGDYEG
- the LOC106451648 gene encoding splicing factor U2af large subunit B isoform X3 gives rise to the protein MLLHLPNIILFLNCLLFLILRSLERSLSITRCNFAGQVPSVPATAGIPGMFPNMLAMVPGQQMGALPLLPMQAMTQQATRHARRVYVGGLPPTANEQSVATFFSQVMSAIGGNTAGPGDAVVNVYINHEKKFAFVEMRSVEEASNAMALDGIILEGVPVKVRRPTDYNPSLAAALGPSQPNPSLNLAAVGLSSGSTGGLEGPDRIFVGGLPYYFTEEQIRELLESFGPLRGFNLVKDRETGNSKGYAFCVFQDPSVTDIACAALNGIKMGDKTLTVRRAVQGVIQPKPEQEEVLLHAQQQIALQRLMLQPGGTPTKIVCLTQVVTADDLGDDEEYEDIMEDMRQEGGKFGNLVNVVIPRPNPDHDPTPGVGKVFLEYADVDGAAKARSGMNGRKFGGNQVVAVYYPENKFAQGDYEG
- the LOC106451648 gene encoding splicing factor U2af large subunit B isoform X5, whose protein sequence is MFPNMLAMVPGQQMGALPLLPMQAMTQQATRHARRVYVGGLPPTANEQSVATFFSQVMSAIGGNTAGPGDAVVNVYINHEKKFAFVEMRSVEEASNAMALDGIILEGVPVKVRRPTDYNPSLAAALGPSQPNPSLNLAAVGLSSGSTGGLEGPDRIFVGGLPYYFTEEQIRELLESFGPLRGFNLVKDRETGNSKGYAFCVFQDPSVTDIACAALNGIKMGDKTLTVRRAVQGVIQPKPEQEEVLLHAQQQIALQRLMLQPGGTPTKIVCLTQVVTADDLGDDEEYEDIMEDMRQEGGKFGNLVNVVIPRPNPDHDPTPGVGKVFLEYADVDGAAKARSGMNGRKFGGNQVVAVYYPENKFAQGDYEG
- the LOC106451648 gene encoding splicing factor U2af large subunit B isoform X4, producing MLLHLPNIILFLNCLLFLILRSLERSLSITRCNFGQVPSVPATAGIPGMFPNMLAMVPGQQMGALPLLPMQAMTQQATRHARRVYVGGLPPTANEQSVATFFSQVMSAIGGNTAGPGDAVVNVYINHEKKFAFVEMRSVEEASNAMALDGIILEGVPVKVRRPTDYNPSLAAALGPSQPNPSLNLAAVGLSSGSTGGLEGPDRIFVGGLPYYFTEEQIRELLESFGPLRGFNLVKDRETGNSKGYAFCVFQDPSVTDIACAALNGIKMGDKTLTVRRAVQGVIQPKPEQEEVLLHAQQQIALQRLMLQPGGTPTKIVCLTQVVTADDLGDDEEYEDIMEDMRQEGGKFGNLVNVVIPRPNPDHDPTPGVGKVFLEYADVDGAAKARSGMNGRKFGGNQVVAVYYPENKFAQGDYEG